CTATGTTGGAGAGCAAGTCTGGTCTGTATTGGTATGTACTCCAAGTCATTGAATCAAAGGGGTAGCATCTGGTTTAATAAATCGACTCAAAGTTGATATCTAACAAGAATTCTAGCCCTTACCAGCCATGCCACAGGCTAAAAAGAAAACCCTGCAATCAGATGATTCTAAAACCGAATCGTCTGTTAGCGTTACTCTGAAGTCTATTCGAAACCCCAAGTTCGTCATTAGTTTTGATGATGTTCCTGCAAATGATACCGTGCTCAGTATCAAAGAAAGATTGGTGGGTGATCCAGATGGACCACTAGCAGAAGGTGGATACGCAACCTCGAATGTGCGACTTCTCATTAAAGGCAAGGTCATTAGCGACTCCAAAACGGTAGGAGAAGTTAGTACCGCAACAGAAGGATCTGATGAGTTATCTGTTTCCTTTGTAGCAATGATTTCACAACCCGACAAAGAAGCTATTTCGAATAAGAAAGAGGTGGgatcagaagaagaaccagaacccGTGCTGCCAACAGTCCTGTCAGAGGCAGCTTGGAACGACATCCACAC
The Sugiyamaella lignohabitans strain CBS 10342 chromosome A, complete sequence genome window above contains:
- the MDY2 gene encoding Mdy2p (Protein involved in inserting tail-anchored proteins into ER membranes; forms a complex with Get4p; required for efficient mating; involved in shmoo formation and nuclear migration in the pre-zygote; associates with ribosomes; GO_component: GO:0072380 - TRC complex [Evidence IDA] [PMID 20850366]; GO_component: GO:0005737 - cytoplasm [Evidence IEA]; GO_component: GO:0005737 - cytoplasm [Evidence IDA] [PMID 11914276]; GO_component: GO:0005737 - cytoplasm [Evidence IDA] [PMID 14562095]; GO_component: GO:0010494 - cytoplasmic stress granule [Evidence IDA] [PMID 23285234]; GO_component: GO:0005829 - cytosol [Evidence IEA]; GO_component: GO:0005634 - nucleus [Evidence IEA,IEA]; GO_component: GO:0005634 - nucleus [Evidence IDA] [PMID 16390866]; GO_component: GO:0005634 - nucleus [Evidence IDA] [PMID 23285234]; GO_component: GO:0005840 - ribosome [Evidence IDA] [PMID 16702403]; GO_function: GO:0003674 - molecular_function [Evidence ND]; GO_process: GO:0000753 - cell morphogenesis involved in conjugation with cellular fusion [Evidence IMP] [PMID 16390866]; GO_process: GO:0006620 - posttranslational protein targeting to membrane [Evidence IDA] [PMID 20850366]; GO_process: GO:0045048 - protein insertion into ER membrane [Evidence IGI] [PMID 19325107]), producing the protein MPQAKKKTLQSDDSKTESSVSVTLKSIRNPKFVISFDDVPANDTVLSIKERLVGDPDGPLAEGGYATSNVRLLIKGKVISDSKTVGEVSTATEGSDELSVSFVAMISQPDKEAISNKKEVGSEEEPEPVLPTVLSEAAWNDIHTTLQKHLSHDEARVALQKFKSTF